Proteins encoded within one genomic window of Psilocybe cubensis strain MGC-MH-2018 chromosome 2, whole genome shotgun sequence:
- a CDS encoding E3 ubiquitin-protein ligase dbl4 gives MGSDYEYSDDDGEYYDDEEMFDGTQDEGDDVDMDNFGDDFKVAGKGKRKSYEVDYDSLSQQAVEKLMQRDVDHICGIFGVDTDTANLLLRHMKWNKERLIEKFMDNATSVLVAAGVAAPEPASPPAPVRTHNNSAPNSSTTRRPTTRGSKLLSLASGSKSAKSPPSTPKPMQRQLSKKQDEPFVCQICFNDAPDLQTLSLGCDHAFCTECWTDYIVSKIRDESEHSIRCMAEGCALVAPDSFIRSVLLPETGADPEKQEFNEKTWSRLQELFVRHFVGCNSSLKFCPYPSCTNTVSCPSAASKSSLTTIVPTVSCGARGIGNSAQDPAQSQQASLGLQGKEHKFCFGCDIESDHRPVICGVARMWLKKCRDDSETANWIKSNTKECSACQSTIEKNGGCNHMTCKKCKHEFCWVCMGPWSEHGTAWYSCNRFDEKTGVDARDAQSRSRASLERYLHYYNRWANHEQSAKLSLDLYAKTEKKMEEMQITSALTWIEVQFMKKAVEEVDKCRMTLKWTYAMAYYLAKGNEKELFEDNQRDLEKAVEDLSELLESQIEAEQIPTLRQQVTNKTVYVQKRNEIVLEDTANGFLEGRWRWNVPVPGFDDPVETA, from the exons AG GGGATGATGTAGATATGGACAATTTTGGTGACGACTTCAAAGTAGCGGGTAAGGGGAAGCGGAAATCATACGAAGTGGACTACGACTCGCTCAGTCAGCAAGCGGTGGAAAAACTCATGCAGCGAGATGTGGATCATATCTGTGGCATCTTTGGTGTAGAT ACTGACACGGCCAATTTGCTCCTGCGCCACATGAAGTGGAACAAAGAGCGCCTGATCGAGAAGTTCATGGATAACGCGACATCCGTGCTGGTTGCAGCAGGTGTGGCAGCTCCAGAACCGGCATCTCCACCAGCTCCTGTGCGTACACATAACAATTCGGCGCCAAATTCATCAACCACTCGCCGGCCTACTACACGTGGCTCAAAGCTTCTATCGCTCGCCTCTGGATCCAAATCAGCCAAGTCCCCTCCCTCCACGCCGAAGCCAATGCAACGGCAGTTATCAAAGAAGCAAGACGAGCCGTTTGTGTGTCAGATCTGCTTCAACGATGCGCCTGACCTCCAGACTCTGTCTCTGGGGTGCGACCACGCGTTCTGTACCGAATGCTGGACGGACTACATCGTCTCAAAAATTCGAGACGAAAGCGAGCACTCAATCCGGTGCATGGCTGAGGGGTGCGCCCTCGTCGCACCTGACTCTTTCATCCGATCCGTACTTCTTCCTGAGACGGGAGCGGATCCGGAAAAGCAGGAATTCAATGAGAAGACATGGTCGCGTTTACAAGAGCTCTTTGTGCGCCACTTTGTCGGCTGCAACTCGAGTCTCAAGTTTTGCCCGTACCCTTCGTGCACGAACACGGTATCGTGTCCGTCTGCGGCCTCAAAGTCGAGTCTGACGACCATAGTACCCACTGTGTCGTGCGGGGCACGTGGGATCGGGAACAGTGCCCAGGACCCGGCGCAGAGCCAACAGGCTAGCCTGGGGCTTCAGGGGAAAGAGCACAAGTTTTGCTTTGGATGCGATATTGAGAGCGACCACCGGCCGGTCATCTGCGGCGTCGCGAGAATGTGGCTTAAGAAATGCCGCGACGATAGTGAGACCGCGAACTGGATCAAGAGCAACacgaaggaatgttctgcTTGCCAAAGCACGATCGAGAAGAACGGCGGTTGCAA CCATATGACGTGCAAGAAATGCAAACACGAATTCTGCTGGGTTTGCATGGGTCCTTGGAGTGAGCACGGTACTGCATGGTACTCCTGCAATCGCTTCGACGAGAAGACTGGCGTCGACGCTCGCGATGCTCAAAGCAGGAGTCGCGCGTCGCTCGAACGTTATCTCCAC TACTACAATCGCTGGGCGAACCACGAGCAGTCTGCGAAGCTCTCTTTGGATCTCTACGCCAAAAcggagaagaagatggaagagatGCAGATCACTTCCGCGTTGACGTGGATCGAGGTGCAGTTTATGAAGAAAGCTGTCGAAGAAGTCGACAAGTGCCGCATGACCCTTAAATGGACGTATGCGATGGCCTACTATCTTGCGAAAGGCAATGAGAAAGAGTTGTTTGAGGACAACCAGAG GGATCTAGAGAAGGCGGTAGAAGACCTTTCAGAGCTCCTTGAATCCCAGATCGAGGCTGAACAAATCCCGACGCTGAGGCAGCAAGTCACGAACAAGACA GTTTACGTGCAGAAGCGAAACGAGATCGTATTAGAAGATACCGCCAATGGATTCCTAGAAGGACGATGGAGGTGGAATGTACCTGTACCAGGCTTCGACGATCCTGTCGAGACTGCATAA
- a CDS encoding putative exonuclease (putative exonuclease C637.09), with protein MKRGQSEMASVETQSLSTKKAKLENGKPAQATPPVPPPTAADQANGEEWTKVEKRKKKKASKNEGKVEQTTQPRFMYSNHEIVKRSHAINIDDVRDLVLHLIADAPPPNWLRIDNANMVQKVVALLVPGLTPELLSLPPLPTSATQNPNLPLSIPLLPSTADTASIPFIATTFSHACPTRAPGDQTRMHSVLSTFFTGPVSGEEKKRRLTQRVQSELNKTDPTQYLLTLEQMIENDYPIPSYMADVFEKPTGWMETPQPTGNENKEKQKIYAIDCEMCLTEDGKELTRVCIIDYNTGIVIYDQLVKPTKPITDYLTRWSGITAEALGPVTTTLAQVQAHVLRLLSPPAPNPFSSSTTTEPPPPTPILLGHSLESDLKALKICHPRCIDTALIYHHPRGRPLKPGLAWLTKKWCGREIQTRGEGGHDPEEDARACLDLLKKKMENGPGYGEFKIDFESIFERMARSTAKNGRVVGGVKSAVVDHGNPSVMHGAKANTAIGCKSDDEILEGLLNAIPSHQFVFGRFMALANALGWVTPKASADGPLPSPTTVDPPPSATELAPVLTQLNKHLKTLHANLPPRSAVVIFTGHSDPRRMSILNARKNAFDTALKSGKTPEEMRLAGLTWSASEGRDLEEAVELARRGLLFLGIKQ; from the exons ATGAAACGCGGACAGTCCGAGATGGCGTCTGTCGAAACGCAGTCTCTGAGCACGAAAAAGGCCAAGcttgaaaatggaaaaccAGCACAGGCAACACCGCCAGTACCACCACCAACCGCAGCGGACCAGGCAAACGGCGAAGAATGGACCAAGGTGGAGAAacgaaagaagaaaaaggcgtCAAAGAACGAGGGCAAAGTCGAA CAGACCACACAACCTCGGTTCATGTACTCGAACCACGAGATTGTCAAACGGAGCCATGCTATTAACATCGAT GATGTCAGAGATCTCGTGCTGCATCTTATCGCGgatgcaccaccaccaaattGGCTACGTATAGAT AATGCGAACATGGTCCAAAAGGTCGTCGCACTGCTCGTGCCAGGACTCACCCCTGAATTGCTCTCCCTGCCTCCTCTCCCCACCTCGGCGACACAGAACCCTAATCTACCACTATCAATACCCCTTCTGCCGTCGACGGCTGATACCGCCAGTATACCCTTCATTGCCACCACCTTTAGCCACGCGTGCCCAACACGTGCGCCGGGCGACCAGACGCGAATGCATAGTGTGCTCAGCACATTCTTCACAGGGCCTGTTAGCGGCGAGGAAAAGAAGCGGAGGCTTACGCAGAGAGTGCAAT CAGAGCTCAACAAAACGGATCCGACGCAGTATCTGCTAACGTTGGAACAGATGATCGAAAATGACTATCCTATACCTTCCTATATGGCCGACGTGTTTGAGAAACCGACGGGGTGGATGGAGACGCCCCAGCCTACAGGAAACGAAAATAAGGAGAAGCAAAAGATATACGCCATCGATTGCGAGATG TGCTTGACGGAGGACGGAAAAGAGCTGACGAGAGTCTGTATTATTGACTATAACACCGGCATCGTCATCTACGACCAGCTGGTGAAGCCCACAAAGCCAATCACCGACTACCTCACGCGATGGTCAGGTATCACAGCAGAAGCTCTCGGTCCAGTGACAACAACACTGGCCCAAGTTCAAGCACAcgttctccgtctcctctcCCCACCTGCCCCCAACCCGTTCTCATCGTCTACGACAACAGAACCGCCACCCCCTACCCCCATTCTCCTCGGGCACTCCCTTGAGTCTGACCTGAAAGCCCTCAAAATCTGCCACCCGCGCTGCATCGACACCGCACTCATCTACCACCACCCGCGTGGCCGGCCACTGAAACCGGGCCTTGCCTGGCTCACGAAGAAATGGTGCGGGCGCGAGATCCAGACGCGCGGCGAGGGCGGACACGACCCGGAAGAAGACGCGCGGGCGTGCCTCGACCTGCTAAAAAAGAAGATGGAGAACGGGCCTGGATACGGCGAGTTCAAAATCGACTTTGAGTCCATTTTTGAGCGCATGGCGCGTTCGACTGCGAAGAACGGCCGCGTGGTGGGTGGGGTGAAGAGCGCGGTGGTGGACCATGGGAACCCGTCGGTTATGCATGGCGCGAAGGCGAATACGGCGATTGGGTGCAAGAGTGACGATGAGATTTTGGAGGGCCTTTTGAATGCCATCCCGTCTCATCAGTTTGTGTTTGGCCGGTTTATGGCACTGGCCAATGCGCTTGGAT GGGTAACGCCCAAGGCTTCAGCGGACGGAcctcttccctctcctaCCACCGTCGACCCACCTCCTTCAGCAACTGAACTCGCGCCTGTCCTTACACAGCTCAATAAACATCTGAAAACTCTGCACGCCAATCTCCCACCGCGGTCTGCTGTCGTGATATTTACTGGTCATTCAGACCCTCGCCGGATGTCAATTCTGAACGCTCGCAAGAACGCGTTCGACACCGCACTCAAGAGTGGTAAGACTCCAGAAGAAATGCGCCTAGCTGGCTTGACATGGTCGGCCAGTGAGGGTAGGGATTTGGAGGAGGCTGTCGAGCTTGCACGGAGAGGTCTGCTTTTCCTTGGGATAAAACAGTAG
- a CDS encoding Lactoylglutathione lyase: MPRNAETASYKFNHTMIRIKDPKVSLPFYQDVIGMELLAEKKFETFTLYFLAFNHDGKDLTPEEKNKQRFSREGVLELTHNHGTESDASFQGYSSGNSDPGRGFGHIAITVGNIEEACARFERLGVPFKKRLTDGTMKNIAFILDPDGYWIEVVPGSLEI, translated from the exons ATGCCTCGCAACGCAGAAACAGCTAGCTACAAG TTCAACCACACCATGATCCGCATCAAGGATCCCAAGGTGTCCCTTCCTTTCTACCAAGAT GTCATTGGAATGGAGCTCCTCGCAG AGAAGAAATTCGAAACCTTCACACTCTACTTCCTCGCGTTCAACCACGACGGAAAAGATCTCACCCCTGAAGAGAAGAACAAACAGCGTTTCTCCCGGGAAG GTGTTCTCGAGTTAACGCACAACCACGGTACTGAGTCCGATGCTAGCTTCCAGGGCTACTCCAGCGGGAACTCAGACCCCGGCAGGGGCTTTGGCCACATCGCAATCACCGTTGGCAACATCGAGGAGGCTTGCGCACGCTTTGAGCGCCTCGGCGTCCCTTTCAAGAAGAGGCTCACTGACGGAACGATGAAGAACATTGCTTTCATCCTTGACCCCGATGG TTACTGGATTGAGGTTGTCCCTGGCTCTCTCGAAATCTGA